From a single Streptomyces sp. NBC_01264 genomic region:
- a CDS encoding DivIVA domain-containing protein: MSAPFTTVRGRGYRAEEVDRYLARLSGSRDDAWERVARLTVLARDMEAEAERLRVAVSGLAPQTYDELGERARRILLLAEEESETLRGDARADALAAAGAAEAHADRVTELARGDAEAVREQTEVRARQALLRAGREADDARTEARDDAAAWRAEAQATLADAARRAETLLAEREQEHTERWDAAERELAAREAELESRHAELERYAESRLGEAKRAFAQTQETARHGQEDAEAKAAELIAEARVREERVGRETERILREHGESQDEMRAHMNHVRSSLAALTGRAPAEG, translated from the coding sequence ATGAGTGCACCCTTTACGACCGTGCGCGGCCGCGGCTACCGGGCGGAAGAGGTGGACCGGTACCTCGCCCGGCTTTCGGGCAGCCGGGACGACGCCTGGGAGCGGGTGGCCCGCCTGACCGTGCTGGCCCGGGACATGGAGGCGGAGGCGGAGCGGCTGCGCGTCGCGGTCTCCGGACTGGCCCCGCAGACGTACGACGAGCTCGGCGAGCGCGCCCGCCGGATCCTGCTGCTGGCCGAGGAGGAGTCCGAGACCCTACGGGGTGACGCGCGGGCGGACGCGCTCGCGGCGGCGGGCGCCGCCGAGGCGCACGCGGACCGGGTGACGGAGCTGGCGCGCGGCGACGCGGAGGCGGTGCGCGAGCAGACCGAGGTCCGGGCCCGGCAGGCGCTGCTGCGGGCGGGGCGCGAGGCGGACGACGCGCGGACGGAGGCGCGGGACGACGCGGCGGCGTGGCGCGCGGAGGCGCAGGCGACGCTGGCGGACGCGGCCCGCCGGGCGGAGACGCTGCTCGCGGAGCGCGAGCAGGAACACACGGAGCGGTGGGACGCGGCGGAGCGGGAGCTGGCGGCGCGGGAGGCGGAGCTGGAGTCGCGGCACGCGGAGCTGGAGCGGTACGCGGAGTCCCGGCTGGGGGAGGCGAAGCGGGCCTTCGCGCAGACCCAGGAGACGGCCCGGCACGGGCAGGAGGACGCGGAGGCGAAGGCGGCGGAGCTGATCGCGGAGGCGCGGGTGCGGGAGGAGCGGGTCGGGCGGGAGACGGAGCGGATCCTTCGGGAACACGGCGAGTCCCAGGACGAGATGCGGGCGCACATGAACCATGTCCGCTCCAGCCTTGCGGCGCTGACGGGGCGGGCTCCGGCGGAGGGCTAG
- a CDS encoding SUKH-4 family immunity protein, with the protein MVTFAQAQERAEEWINGDVPAYQHREVRVREFGLGFVVWAEDRPAGPVSGGGRQRLVIARDSGEVTLWPGLPVGEVIRRYEEEYGASAAQAEASVPVPRIDSEQTSFMLSPPEWLQEAADRAGIPAAPAPAASVTPAAPAASVASSAEPVPEPVPLRRGGEVPYEPTANDGVPAEIPTGATPWAGTDVNPGADSVSVPLPATVFAPPLSGSDQDDSPASSGPGPEARTTLMPRGSELPKTAVVPALDPAAGPGPRSGSGSGPGAGAGAGGDIADAPTSKARVNRSGTGSPVTPPGPPGAPGGGAESPSYAATMLAGPGGPQQPAPPGPPGAPGAPGAPGGGLDHAATMLAGPAVTGQPPAPPGPAPQAPVRGPQTPAPQASAPGVPTVGPGYQAVLRYRAPDGSEQQLIRRSAPGTPHPEWQILYELRAMNVPPQQVLELHTELASCELPGGYCARMIRETWPQVRITNVAPYGTDHAGRQQGIRHLLTHQGELHQVADGPARPAPLRAPLPQVPLQPAIPLDAIAQELAGAFGPQGVFRFEQRAVSRQGVPEIVAQTLMWSGLPVDFGPFFWAQAVPGAPLPTLAEMAAQRQVQPASDAGSYLVVGSDFGKALCVQYGTAHIVAVPVEAGPGGAPVPPQFVNSSLPQFVRSLAMLGHMWRLRQHLTPEQAGRWTVDFQANLAGLDSAALASPENWWSVLLEQMWDGLL; encoded by the coding sequence ATGGTGACGTTTGCGCAGGCGCAGGAACGCGCCGAGGAATGGATCAACGGGGACGTGCCCGCGTACCAGCACCGCGAGGTGCGCGTACGGGAGTTCGGACTCGGTTTCGTGGTGTGGGCGGAGGACCGTCCCGCGGGCCCGGTGTCGGGGGGCGGCCGGCAGCGGCTGGTCATCGCGCGGGACAGCGGGGAGGTGACGCTCTGGCCCGGCCTGCCGGTGGGCGAGGTGATCCGCCGCTACGAGGAGGAGTACGGGGCGTCGGCCGCGCAGGCCGAGGCTTCGGTGCCGGTGCCGCGCATCGACTCGGAGCAGACCTCGTTCATGCTCAGTCCGCCGGAGTGGCTCCAGGAGGCGGCGGACCGGGCGGGGATCCCGGCGGCTCCGGCTCCGGCTGCGTCGGTGACTCCGGCGGCCCCGGCCGCTTCGGTGGCCTCCTCCGCGGAGCCCGTGCCGGAGCCCGTGCCCTTGCGGCGCGGGGGAGAGGTCCCCTACGAGCCGACCGCCAACGACGGCGTGCCCGCCGAGATCCCGACCGGGGCCACGCCCTGGGCCGGGACCGACGTGAACCCCGGCGCGGACTCCGTGTCCGTACCGCTGCCGGCGACGGTGTTCGCGCCGCCGCTGTCCGGGTCGGACCAGGACGACTCCCCGGCGTCCTCGGGGCCGGGCCCCGAGGCGCGCACGACCCTGATGCCCAGGGGCAGTGAACTGCCGAAGACCGCCGTCGTGCCGGCGCTGGATCCGGCGGCCGGTCCCGGGCCGCGGTCCGGTTCGGGTTCGGGTCCCGGTGCGGGTGCGGGTGCGGGTGGGGACATCGCCGACGCGCCCACGAGCAAGGCCCGGGTCAACCGGTCCGGGACCGGCTCGCCCGTGACTCCGCCGGGTCCGCCCGGTGCGCCGGGCGGGGGTGCGGAGTCGCCCTCGTACGCCGCCACGATGCTGGCGGGCCCCGGCGGCCCGCAGCAGCCCGCGCCGCCCGGTCCGCCCGGAGCTCCGGGCGCGCCCGGAGCCCCCGGTGGCGGGCTAGACCATGCCGCGACGATGCTGGCGGGTCCGGCCGTGACCGGGCAGCCGCCCGCGCCACCCGGTCCCGCGCCGCAGGCACCCGTACGCGGGCCGCAGACACCCGCGCCGCAGGCCTCCGCTCCCGGGGTGCCCACGGTCGGACCCGGCTACCAGGCCGTGCTGCGCTACCGCGCGCCCGACGGCTCCGAGCAGCAGCTCATCCGCCGTTCCGCGCCCGGCACCCCGCACCCGGAGTGGCAGATCCTGTACGAGCTGCGGGCGATGAACGTGCCTCCGCAGCAGGTGCTGGAGCTGCACACGGAGCTGGCCTCGTGCGAGCTGCCCGGCGGCTACTGCGCGCGCATGATCCGGGAGACCTGGCCGCAGGTCCGGATCACGAACGTGGCCCCGTACGGGACGGACCACGCGGGCCGGCAGCAGGGCATCCGGCACCTGCTGACCCACCAGGGCGAACTGCACCAGGTGGCGGACGGCCCGGCGCGCCCCGCGCCGCTGCGCGCACCGCTGCCGCAGGTGCCCCTGCAGCCGGCGATCCCGCTGGACGCGATCGCGCAGGAACTGGCGGGGGCGTTCGGGCCGCAGGGGGTGTTCCGCTTCGAGCAGCGCGCGGTGTCCCGGCAGGGCGTGCCGGAGATCGTGGCGCAGACGCTGATGTGGTCGGGTCTGCCCGTCGACTTCGGGCCGTTCTTCTGGGCCCAGGCCGTACCGGGTGCCCCGCTGCCGACACTGGCCGAAATGGCGGCGCAGCGGCAGGTGCAGCCGGCCTCGGACGCGGGCTCGTACCTGGTGGTGGGCAGCGACTTCGGCAAGGCGCTGTGCGTGCAGTACGGGACGGCGCACATAGTGGCGGTCCCGGTGGAGGCCGGTCCGGGGGGCGCTCCGGTGCCCCCGCAGTTCGTCAACTCCTCGCTGCCGCAGTTCGTACGGTCCCTGGCGATGCTGGGTCACATGTGGCGGCTGCGCCAGCATCTGACGCCGGAGCAGGCGGGCCGCTGGACCGTCGATTTCCAGGCGAATCTGGCGGGGCTGGACAGCGCGGCGCTCGCGTCGCCGGAGAACTGGTGGTCGGTGCTGCTGGAGCAGATGTGGGACGGTCTCCTCTGA